The Bosea sp. AS-1 region CTTGGCGATCTCAGCCGCGCCGATCGCCTGGAAGACGCCGGGCGCAATGTGGCCGAGCGCGATGCCCGCGACGATGCACAGGGCGACCCAAAGGGTGAGGTAGCGTTCGAAGGTCGACATGGCTGTTAGGCTCCCGCGAGGACACGGCCGGATGAATCAACGACAAGCTCGCCGTCTTCCTTGCGGAACTCACCGCGCTGCGGCGGCAACAGGTCGAGCACCCGCTCGGACGGGCGACACAGTCGGACGCCCTTCGGCGTCACCACGAAGGGGCGATTCAGGAGAATGGGATGGTCCTCGATTGCGTCGAGCAGGGCTTCATCGCTGAGCGAGAGATCGTCCAGGCCAAGCTCGGCGTAAGGCGTTCCCTTTTCACGTAGCGCCTCGCGCAGCGTAAGGCCGGCGCGATCGACGAGTTCGCGCACCATTCTGCGCGAGGGCGGCGATTTCAGATATTCGATAACATGCGGTTCGACCCCGGCATTCCGGATCATTGCGAGCGTGTTCCGCGAGGTCCCGCAATCGGGGTTGTGGTAGATGACGACGTCCATCTGAAGTGACTCCCGCACAGAAGTTTCGTGCTCTGGCGGCAGGGGAACCGCCTATCGAGAGGCGCGGCGCCTGTTGGGGGCTAGGCGTTTTCCTCAATCTCGGTCGTGGCCGCTGAGGAGGTGCAGCATGCTGAGAGCGCCGCGACCACCGGAGCGCAGATTTCCGTCCTTCCTCCGCAGCAATCGTTCAG contains the following coding sequences:
- the arsC gene encoding arsenate reductase (glutaredoxin) (This arsenate reductase requires both glutathione and glutaredoxin to convert arsenate to arsenite, after which the efflux transporter formed by ArsA and ArsB can extrude the arsenite from the cell, providing resistance.), giving the protein MDVVIYHNPDCGTSRNTLAMIRNAGVEPHVIEYLKSPPSRRMVRELVDRAGLTLREALREKGTPYAELGLDDLSLSDEALLDAIEDHPILLNRPFVVTPKGVRLCRPSERVLDLLPPQRGEFRKEDGELVVDSSGRVLAGA